A window of Rhododendron vialii isolate Sample 1 chromosome 13a, ASM3025357v1 contains these coding sequences:
- the LOC131312518 gene encoding urease accessory protein F gives MENNLKVNKDTSEPTSLDHLRQWSQWQLLDSVLPTGGFAHSFGLEAAVQACLVSNVEDLRIFVIHVLENTGSLLLPFIYSATISPNMQTWHKLDRMLDATLTNEVGRKASIAQGSALMRLAASVFSDVPSLKTMRDASLASGGIAFHHAPIFGLICGLLGFGFETSQRAYMFITMRDIISAATRLNLVGPMGAASLQHQIAVVAEGLSTKWMNREAEDACQTAPLLDTVQGCHGYLFSRLFCS, from the coding sequence ATGGAAAACAACCTGAAAGTAAACAAGGATACCAGTGAACCTACATCTTTGGACCATCTTCGTCAGTGGAGCCAATGGCAGTTGCTTGATTCCGTTCTCCCGACAGGTGGCTTTGCTCATTCTTTTGGTCTCGAGGCAGCAGTTCAAGCTTGTCTAGTGTCTAACGTTGAAGATCTTCGGATTTTCGTTATCCATGTGTTGGAAAATACAGGGAGCCTACTTCTTCCTTTCATTTATTCTGCAACCATCTCCCCCAACATGCAAACGTGGCATAAACTCGACAGAATGTTGGATGCGACGTTAACAAATGAAGTAGGTCGTAAGGCATCAATTGCACAAGGATCGGCACTTATGAGATTGGCTGCATCTGTATTTTCAGATGTCCCTTCTCTAAAGACAATGAGAGATGCATCCTTGGCTAGTGGCGGAATTGCTTTCCATCATGCTCCTATTTTTGGGCTCATATGTGGGCTTCTTGGGTTTGGCTTCGAAACATCTCAGAGGGCATACATGTTTATAACAATGAGGGATATAATCTCTGCTGCAACTAGGCTAAATTTGGTAGGCCCCATGGGCGCAGCCTCATTGCAGCATCAGATAGCTGTTGTTGCTGAAGGTTTGTCAACCAAGTGGATGAACCGTGAGGCTGAAGACGCCTGTCAAACGGCTCCTCTACTCGATACAGTGCAGGGTTGCCATGGCTATTTGTTTTCTAGGTTGTTCTGTTCCTGA
- the LOC131312523 gene encoding G2/mitotic-specific cyclin S13-7 isoform X2, whose protein sequence is MASRAAAVPKQPRGGLEHKNGQAEGRPRRVLRDIGNLATTVHPVEGKPQNHISRPITRNFVAQLQANNPQALEKKNKKPLAEVINGGAAGGVSKVVARKAAAQKKAHDQQQKPKKVIVISPDEELKSEEEKPIVSARKSGKGSSRKTLTSILTARSKDESRVHDYIDTQPEINSKMRSILIDWLTDVHRKFELMPESLYLTINIVDRYLSMKTVPRRELQLVGISSMLIACKYEEIWAPEVNDFIKISDNAYDRGDILLMEKAILGRLEWYLTVPTPYVFLVRYIKASVPFDPEMENMVFFLAELGMVHYSTIILYCPSMIAASAVYASRCILNKHPFWTETLKQHTGYSENQLGECVKLLVGFQTEAAETKLRAVYRKFSSPDRGSVALFPPAKSLLAAAVLS, encoded by the exons ATGGCTTCGAGAGCTGCTGCTGTTCCAAAGCAACCCAGAG GAGGACTTGAGCACAAGAATGGACAAGCAGAAGGAAGACCCCGGCGTGTACTCCGAGATATCGGAAACCTTGCTACAACTGTTCACCCTGTAGAAGGAAAGCCTCAAAACCATATCTCTCGCCCTATTAcaag GAATTTTGTTGCACAACTACAGGCTAATAATCCACAGGCATTAGAAAAGAAGAACAAG AAACCACTTGCAGAAGTCATTAATGGCGGCGCTGCTGGTGGTGTTAGCAAAGTGGTGGCAAGGAAAGCAGCTGCTCAGAAGAAAGCACATGATCAACAGCAAAAACCCAAGAAGGTTATTGTCATAAGCCCTGATGAGGAACTGAAATCTGAAGAGGAGAAGCCTATTGTTAGTGCAAGAAAATCTGGAAAAGGATCGTCTAGGAAAACCCTGACTTCGATTCTCACTGCACGAAGCAAG GATGAGAGCCGAGTTCATGACTACATTGATACGCAACCTGAAATTAATTCAAAGATGAGATCAATTCTGATTGACTGGTTGACAGATGTTCATAGGAAGTTTGAGCTGATGCCCGAGTCACTCTACCTTACCATTAACATAGTGGACCGGTACCTCTCAATGAAGACTGTCCCGAGGCGGGAACTTCAGTTGGTTGGCATTAGCTCAATGCTAATTGCTTGCAAGTATGAAGAAATTTGGGCACCAGAG GTTAATGACTTCATTAAAATATCAGACAATGCTTATGATAGAGGGGACATTCTTCTTATGGAGAAGGCTATATTGGGAAGGCTGGAATGGTACTTGACAGTTCCTACGCCATATGTCTTCCTAGTTCGATATATCAAAGCTTCTGTTCCCTTCGATCCAGAG ATGGAGAATATGGTGTTTTTTCTTGCTGAACTTGGTATGGTGCACTATTCCACCATCATACTGTACTGCCCTTCAATGATTGCCGCTTCGGCTGTTTATGCTTCACGATGCATCCTCAACAAACACCCCTTTTGGACCGAAACTCTGAAGCAGCACACCGGCTACTCTGAAAATCAATTGGG GGAATGTGTGAAGCTGTTGGTTGGCTTCCAGACAGAGGCTGCAGAGACTAAGTTGAGGGCAGTATACCGGAAATTTTCAAGTCCAGACAGGGGTTCTGTTGCTCTTTTCCCCCCAGCTAAAAGTCTTTTAGCTGCTGCTGTTTTGTCTTGA
- the LOC131312523 gene encoding G2/mitotic-specific cyclin S13-7 isoform X1: MASRAAAVPKQPRGGLEHKNGQAEGRPRRVLRDIGNLATTVHPVEGKPQNHISRPITRNFVAQLQANNPQALEKKNKKPLAEVINGGAAGGVSKVVARKAAAQKKAHDQQQKPKKVIVISPDEELKSEEEKPIVSARKSGKGSSRKTLTSILTARSKAACGLTIKPKNPIAEIDLGDVDNELAVVEYVEDMYKYYKQAEDESRVHDYIDTQPEINSKMRSILIDWLTDVHRKFELMPESLYLTINIVDRYLSMKTVPRRELQLVGISSMLIACKYEEIWAPEVNDFIKISDNAYDRGDILLMEKAILGRLEWYLTVPTPYVFLVRYIKASVPFDPEMENMVFFLAELGMVHYSTIILYCPSMIAASAVYASRCILNKHPFWTETLKQHTGYSENQLGECVKLLVGFQTEAAETKLRAVYRKFSSPDRGSVALFPPAKSLLAAAVLS; the protein is encoded by the exons ATGGCTTCGAGAGCTGCTGCTGTTCCAAAGCAACCCAGAG GAGGACTTGAGCACAAGAATGGACAAGCAGAAGGAAGACCCCGGCGTGTACTCCGAGATATCGGAAACCTTGCTACAACTGTTCACCCTGTAGAAGGAAAGCCTCAAAACCATATCTCTCGCCCTATTAcaag GAATTTTGTTGCACAACTACAGGCTAATAATCCACAGGCATTAGAAAAGAAGAACAAG AAACCACTTGCAGAAGTCATTAATGGCGGCGCTGCTGGTGGTGTTAGCAAAGTGGTGGCAAGGAAAGCAGCTGCTCAGAAGAAAGCACATGATCAACAGCAAAAACCCAAGAAGGTTATTGTCATAAGCCCTGATGAGGAACTGAAATCTGAAGAGGAGAAGCCTATTGTTAGTGCAAGAAAATCTGGAAAAGGATCGTCTAGGAAAACCCTGACTTCGATTCTCACTGCACGAAGCAAG GCTGCTTGTGGACTGACCATAAAACCGAAGAATCCAATAGCGGAGATTGATTTGGGAGATGTGGATAACGAATTGGCAGTCGTGGAGTATGTCGAGGACATGTACAAGTACTACAAGCAAGCAGAG GATGAGAGCCGAGTTCATGACTACATTGATACGCAACCTGAAATTAATTCAAAGATGAGATCAATTCTGATTGACTGGTTGACAGATGTTCATAGGAAGTTTGAGCTGATGCCCGAGTCACTCTACCTTACCATTAACATAGTGGACCGGTACCTCTCAATGAAGACTGTCCCGAGGCGGGAACTTCAGTTGGTTGGCATTAGCTCAATGCTAATTGCTTGCAAGTATGAAGAAATTTGGGCACCAGAG GTTAATGACTTCATTAAAATATCAGACAATGCTTATGATAGAGGGGACATTCTTCTTATGGAGAAGGCTATATTGGGAAGGCTGGAATGGTACTTGACAGTTCCTACGCCATATGTCTTCCTAGTTCGATATATCAAAGCTTCTGTTCCCTTCGATCCAGAG ATGGAGAATATGGTGTTTTTTCTTGCTGAACTTGGTATGGTGCACTATTCCACCATCATACTGTACTGCCCTTCAATGATTGCCGCTTCGGCTGTTTATGCTTCACGATGCATCCTCAACAAACACCCCTTTTGGACCGAAACTCTGAAGCAGCACACCGGCTACTCTGAAAATCAATTGGG GGAATGTGTGAAGCTGTTGGTTGGCTTCCAGACAGAGGCTGCAGAGACTAAGTTGAGGGCAGTATACCGGAAATTTTCAAGTCCAGACAGGGGTTCTGTTGCTCTTTTCCCCCCAGCTAAAAGTCTTTTAGCTGCTGCTGTTTTGTCTTGA
- the LOC131312525 gene encoding molybdopterin synthase catalytic subunit, whose protein sequence is MANEEEKNVIEILEENVEIDMGKYIKYVQAPQCGAIATFSGTTRDTFQGKTVLELRYEAYVPMAIRCIKSICSSARSAWNLDSIAVAHRLGPVPVGESSVFIAVSSVHRADALDACKFLIDEIKASVPIWKKEVYTNGEVWKENSEFFERRLELGNGVEDLAGRVCSGRKVEVDEPRKKGCCAGKVKVENNGATDSR, encoded by the coding sequence ATGGCAAATGAGGAGGAGAAAAATGTGATTGAAATCTTAGAAGAGAATGTTGAGATTGACATGGGCAAGTACATCAAGTATGTGCAAGCTCCACAATGTGGTGCCATTGCAACTTTCTCTGGAACAACGCGCGACACCTTTCAAGGGAAGACGGTTTTGGAGCTCAGGTACGAAGCTTATGTTCCAATGGCCATCCGCTGCATCAAGTCAATCTGTTCTTCGGCCCGATCAGCATGGAACCTCGACTCCATCGCAGTGGCCCACCGTCTAGGCCCGGTTCCTGTTGGCGAGTCCAGTGTTTTCATTGCAGTCTCTTCTGTTCATCGGGCTGATGCGTTGGATGCTTGTAAATTTCTGATCGATGAGATCAAGGCTTCAGTTCCAATATGGAAGAAGGAGGTTTACACCAACGGAGAGGTGTGGAAAGAGAATTCAGAGTTCTTCGAGAGGAGGTTGGAGCTTGGGAATGGTGTGGAGGATCTAGCTGGTAGAGTTTGTAGTGGGAGGAAAGTTGAGGTTGATGAACCTAGGAAGAAGGGTTGCTGTGCTGGGAAGGTTAAGGTGGAAAATAATGGAGCAACAGATTCTCGTTAA
- the LOC131312522 gene encoding F-box/kelch-repeat protein At5g26960, translating into MSESCNSRHFSWLTKSCFPNPQHHHPLHQPHLPLHRPTTTATTISSLPDDLLLDILSRLPHSSLPSLPLVSRRWSHLLHSPSFLLLRRLRGQLRRTLFAVSVTDSTLLHNNHPFLVYRHSTAVKDSSSETAPSLAREDDAVGIFRAATHVIGQDSPWKTSHFLADRDDAVAFPPGIFDGGFSHSRVLAIGRKIYVIGRTATFELHTWTGNVAAKSPMIFPRKKFAAAAVGGKIYVAGGAARTSSVEEYDPDTDSWRVVSDAPRKRYGCVGTSVGDVFYVIGGLKIGASTGEDFSRAAASNYYASSMDLYDAEARGWLRSRAVPGGGCVVAACAVEEGFVYVLTSHAVELSFWRFDARRKNNGGGGGGAFGEWCRMKSPPLPVRVRLDSTMRFNCVGVGNKVVVIQVMGSVDDLLRRGGGRRGRGVKDAAVLVYDGGAGQWSRGPDLPEVIRRAAFVCVEC; encoded by the coding sequence ATGTCAGAGAGCTGCAACTCTCGCCACTTCTCCTGGCTCACCAAATCCTGCTTCCCAAACCCCCAACACCACCACCCCCTCCACCAACCCCATCTCCCCCTCCACcgccccaccaccaccgccaccaccatctcCTCCCTCCCCGACGACCTCCTCCTAGACATCCTCTCCAGGCTCCCCCACTCCTCCCTCCCCTCCCTCCCGCTCGTCTCCCGCCGCTGGTCCCACCTCCTCCACTCCccctccttcctcctcctccgccgcctcCGCGGCCAGCTCCGCCGAACCCTCTTCGCCGTCTCGGTAACCGATTCCACCCTCCTTCACAACAACCACCCTTTTCTCGTCTACCGTCACAGCACCGCCGTCAAAGATTCCTCCTCGGAAACCGCTCCTTCCCTCGCCCGCGAAGACGACGCCGTTGGAATCTTCCGCGCTGCCACTCACGTGATCGGCCAAGATTCCCCCTGGAAAACCTCTCATTTCCTCGCCGATAGAGACGACGCCGTCGCGTTTCCCCCCGGGATCTTCGACGGCGGTTTTTCCCACTCCAGGGTATTGGCAATTGGAAGGAAGATTTACGTTATAGGCAGAACGGCGACGTTTGAATTGCACACGTGGACGGGAAATGTCGCCGCGAAATCGCCCATGATTTTCCCGAGGAAAAAATTCGCTGCAGCGGCGGTCGGGGGGAAGATTTACGTGGCCGGCGGCGCGGCCCGCACGTCGTCGGTGGAGGAATATGATCCGGATACCGATTCATGGCGCGTGGTATCTGACGCGCCGAGGAAGAGGTACGGGTGCGTGGGGACGTCCGTGGGCGACGTGTTCTATGTGATTGGTGGGCTGAAGATTGGCGCGTCGACGGGGGAGGATTTCTCACGCGCGGCGGCGAGTAACTACTACGCGAGCTCGATGGATTTGTACGACGCGGAGGCGCGCGGGTGGCTGAGGAGCCGGGCCGTGCCGGGCGGGGGGTGCGTGGTGGCGGCATGCGCGGTGGAGGAGGGGTTCGTCTACGTGCTGACGAGCCACGCGGTAGAGCTCTCGTTTTGGAGGTTCGATGCGCGGAGAAAGAATAATGGGGGCGGTGGTGGAGGCGCGTTTGGGGAGTGGTGTAGGATGAAAAGCCCGCCGCTACCGGTGCGAGTGAGATTGGACAGCACAATGAGGTTTAATTGTGTTGGGGTTGGGAATAAGGTGGTGGTGATACAAGTGATGGGTAGTGTGGATGATTTGTTGAGGAGGGGCGGTGGGAGGAGAGGCAGAGGGGTTAAGGATGCGGCGGTGTTGGTGTACGACGGCGGAGCCGGGCAGTGGAGTAGAGGGCCGGATTTGCCGGAAGTGATTCGACGCGCCGCCTTTGTGTGTGTGGAGTGCTAA
- the LOC131312515 gene encoding transcription factor GAMYB-like, with product MTSESKDRTVSKDCIDSPYAEEASSGGNLGGGSPLKKGPWTSTEDSILIDYVHKHGEGNWNAVQKYSGLSRCGKSCRLRWANHLRPDLRKGSFTPDEERHIIELHAKMGNKWARMAAELPGRTDNEIKNYWNTRIKRLQRAGLPIYPPDICQALHDNQHCQHTGSFPTGEAQHPDLLPTDSFDIPAVEFKNLEFNQQLYSPILLDIPPSSLPAQGLGSSHSNSLMFPMLHPAKRLRQSECLLPGVNSGTIDGFPAFDQYEDDGCEKIGQSFTFSAMYDRDRKASRISSSSRNPGSHALLNGNSSTSEPMSWAMKSELPSLQYSDTQVGSRVTPSPLPSLESDDTLIQSPSTEQTQSDSLSRRNSGLLEAVLYESETLKSAKNGCCHQNSNVSVVAGDLVDSSSQSLHGTKSKIHTNDPISPLGHSGASVFSECTPIGGYSFDEPHSAYILPGCKVKQEAVDWGTLKCFDKEENANEMLFSRPDFLLDSSWFGHSTERGREHSVLTDAIGALLGEDFGSEPLTVSK from the exons ATGACAAGTGAGAGTAAGGACAGGACAGTATCCAAGGATTGCATTGATTCGCCATATGCTGAAGAAGCTAGTAGCGGAGGAAACTTGGGAGGTGGCAGTCCTTTGAAGAAAGGCCCCTGGACATCGACAGAAGattcaattttgattgattACGTACACAAGCATGGTGAGGGTAATTGGAATGCTGTCCAGAAGTATTCAGGACTCTCGCGCTGTGGTAAAAGCTGTCGTCTGCGTTGGGCAAATCATCTAAGACCAGACTTGAGGAAAGGTTCATTCACACCAGATGAAGAGCGACACATCATTGAACTACATGCCAAGATGGGAAACAAATGGGCTCGAATGGCTGCGGAG TTGCCTGGACGCACGGATAATGAGATAAAAAACTACTGGAATACGAGAATTAAGAGACTGCAGCGTGCTGGCTTACCGATTTACCCTCCTGACATATGTCAAGCATTGCATGATAATCAACACTGTCAGCACACTGGTAGTTTCCCTACTGGAGAAGCGCAGCATCCTGATCTCTTGCCAACAGATAGTTTTGACATTCCTGCTGTGGAATTCAAAAACTTGGAGTTCAATCAGCAGTTGTATTCACCAATACTTCTTGATATTCCTCCAAGTAGCTTACCAGCACAAGGCCTTGGTTCTTCCCACAGTAATAGCTTGATGTTCCCAATGTTGCATCCAGCTAAGCGCCTTAGGCAATCTGAGTGCCTGCTTCCTGGTGTCAATAGTGGCACTATTGATGGTTTCCCAGCATTTGATCAATATGAGGATGATGGTTGTGAAAAAATCGGTCAATCCTTTACTTTTTCTGCTATGTATGACCGTGATCGAAAGGCCAGCCGAATATCATCCTCATCCAGAAATCCTGGCAGCCATGCCCTTTTAAATGGCAATTCTTCTACTTCTGAGCCCATGTCTTGGGCAATGAAGTCGGAGCTCCCTTCACTCCAATATTCAGATACTCAAGTAGGTAGCAGGGTGACTCCGTCCCCACTTCCATCCCTTGAGTCTGATGATACTTTAATCCAATCGCCCTCAACTGAGCAAACACAATCAGACTCTCTTTCGAGACGAAACAGTGGCTTGTTGGAAGCAGTTCTTTATGAATCAGAGACTTtgaaaagtgcaaaaaatgGTTGTTGCCACCAGAATTCTAATGTTTCTGTTGTTGCCGGTGATTTAGTGGACAGCTCATCACAGAGTCTCCAtgggacaaaatccaaaatacaTACAAATGACCCAATCTCTCCTCTTGGTCATTCTGGTGCATCAGTATTCAGCGAATGCACTCCTATTGGTGGATACTCCTTCGATGAACCCCATTCAGCTTATATCCTGCCAG GATGCAAAGTGAAGCAAGAAGCAGTTGATTGGGGTACATTGAAATGTTTTGACAAGGAAGAAAACGCGAATGAGATGTTATTTTCAAGGCCAGATTTCTTACTTGATTCTAGCTGGTTTGGTCATAGTACTGAGCGAGGTAGGGAACATTCTGTTCTAACGGATGCAATAGGGGCACTTCTTGGTGAAGATTTCGGCAGCGAGCCATTGACTGTAAGCAAATAA